One genomic window of Garra rufa chromosome 2, GarRuf1.0, whole genome shotgun sequence includes the following:
- the rufy2 gene encoding RUN and FYVE domain-containing protein 2 isoform X3 translates to MIFSLTMATPAEQDLVLAEAESNKERVQVFGILRLQEDKSAGEKASSPAMKSGDGRWQAPIFALARKASETFSGGIHVLPKVTEPKTSPFSEEWGAKACRDPMAMERANLLNMAKLSIKGLIESALSFGRTLDSDYPPLQQFFVVMEHCLKHGLKVKKSFLGYNKSLWGPLEMVEKLCPEAGEIAASVRDLPGLKTPLGRARAWLRLALMQKKLADYLRLLITRKDILSEFYENSAVMLEEEGAVIVGLLVGLNVIDANLCVKGEDLDTQVGVIDFSMYLKNDIDDYRSEERNGQIAAILDQKNYVEELNRQLNSTVQGLQGRVESLEKSNSKLIEELAIAKNNIIKLQEENHQLRTENSVILMKAQQRLEMAEGDLNCELDTYKQSRQGLDEMYNEARRQLKEECQLRQDVENELVVQVSMKQEMEMAMKLLEKDIHEKQDTLIGLRHQLDEVKAINVEMYQKMQSSDDSMRQKNDMIARLEEKTNQITATMKQLEQSDKDLLSQTRTLAMSFVKCASTDTEHQYKLVKDISF, encoded by the exons ATGATATTCTCGTTAACGATGGCGACACCTGCAGAACAGGACCTTGTGTTGGCAGAAGCAGAGAGCAACAAAGAGAGAGTGCAAGTGTTCGGTATCCTCAGATTGCAGGAGGATAAATCGGCCGGTGAGAAAGCGAGCAGCCCTGCCATGAAATCTGGAGACGGGAGATGGCAGGCGCCCATATTCGCGTTAGCCAGAAAAGCGTCAGAAACCTTCTCGGGTGGCATTCACGTCTTGCCCAAAGTGACAGAGCCTAAAACGTCGCCTTTTTCAGAAGAATGGGGTGCCAAGG CCTGTCGAGACCCTATGGCAATGGAACGAGCAAACTTGCTTAATATGGCTAAGCTTAGCATCAAAGGCCTGATCGAGTCAGCTCTGAGCTTTGGACGAACTCTGGACTCTGACTATCCGCCTCTGCAACAGTTTTTTGTTGTCATGGAGCACTGCCTGAAACACGGTCTCAAAG TGAAGAAATCGTTTCTTGGATACAACAAGTCGTTGTGGGGGCCTCTTGAGATGGTTGAGAAGCTCTGCCCAGAAGCAGGCGAAATCGCAGCCAGTGTACGAGACCTTCCCGGCCTTAA GACGCCTCTGGGCAGAGCCAGAGCTTGGCTGAGACTGGCACTGATGCAGAAGAAATTAGCAGATTACCTACGTCTCCTCATCACCAGGAAAGATATACTTAG TGAGTTCTATGAGAACTCAGCAGTGATGCTGGAGGAGGAGGGAGCTGTAATTGTTGGTCTCCTGGTGGGACTCAACGTCATAGATGCCAACTTATGTGTGAAGGGCGAGGACCTCGATACGCAA GTTGGTGTAATAGACTTCTCCATGTATTTAAAGAATGACATTGATGACTACAGAAGTGAAGAAAG AAATGGACAAATTGCAGCTATTTTGGATCAGAAGAACTATGTTGAAGAACTAAATAGGCAGCTGAA TTCTACAGTTCAAGGCTTACAGGGACGCGTGGAGTCGTTAGAAAAATCCAACTCCAAACTCATCGAAGAG TTGGCAATAGCAAAAAACAACATCATTAAATTACAGGAAGAGAACCACCAACTCAGAACAGAAAATTCAGTCATACTTATGAAAGCACAGCAGCGACTTGAG ATGGCAGAAGGAGATTTAAACTGTGAGCTTGACACATACAAGCAGTCACGGCAGGGCCTGGATGAAATGTACAACGAGGCAAGACGCCAACTCAAAGAGGAGTGTCAACTCAGGCAG GATGTGGAGAACGAGCTGGTTGTGCAGGTGAGCATGAAGCAGGAGATGGAAATGGCCATGAAACTGTTAGAAAAGGACATCCACGAAAAGCAAGATACTCTGATTGGACTTCGGCACCAGTTAGATGAAGTTAAAGCCATCAATGTGGAGATGTACCAAAAAATGCAG TCTTCAGATGACAGCATGAGACAAAAAAATGACATGATCGCACGATTGGAGGAGAAGACCAATCAGATAACGGCAACTATGAAACAACTAGAGCAAAG CGACAAAGACCTACTCAGCCAGACAAGAACTCTTGCTATGTCGTTTGTAAAATGCGCTAGCACAGATACCGAGCACCAATACAAACTTGTCAAAGATATTTCCTTCTGA